The following are from one region of the Dermacentor albipictus isolate Rhodes 1998 colony chromosome 5, USDA_Dalb.pri_finalv2, whole genome shotgun sequence genome:
- the LOC139059979 gene encoding uncharacterized protein, with protein MTKPEETATTPRQARTSVMTNTLGSLAEFCPDSGNIEVYLERFDLYAIANGIDSSKKLQVFLTILGEKAYMTLRSLLLPKKPTEVKYEEATEALRNHYAPKRSGVTERYRFYQRKQEPDQSLKQFIVELKRLAATCSFGSFLEEALRDRLIAGLRTDSIRCRLLALSDDEVTWERVCKIATALETAQKDTREMLPEGSTASPADVYWHREPTTQGSGDCRMEWQAHPQCFRP; from the exons ATGACCAAGCCTGAGGAAACGGCAACGACGCCACGGCAAGCGAGGACATCAGTGATGACGAACACCCTGGGATCTTTGGCCGAGTTCTGCCCAGACTCTGGCAATATCGAAGTCTACCTGGAAAGGTTCGACCTGTATGCAATCGCCAATGGAATAGACTCAAGTAAGAAGTTGCAAGTCTTCTTAACAATCCTGGGTGAAAAGGCTTACATGACTCTGCGTAGCCTGCTGCTGCCGAAGAAACCAACGGAAGTCAAGTACGAAGAAGCTACAGAAGCTCTCCGAAACCACTATGCTCCAAAACGGTCAGGGGTTACCGAACGGTATCGCTTCTACCAGCGAAAGCAAGAGCCGGACCAAAGCCTAAAACAGTTCATCGTCGAGCTGAAAAGACTGGCTGCAACGTGCTCGTTTGGAAGCTTTTTGGAAGAAGCGCTCCGGGATCGACTGATTGCTGGACTCAGGACGGATTCGATTCGATGCCGTCTTCTTGCCTTGTCAGACGACGAAGTCACCTGGGAGCGAGTATGCAAAATTGCCACCGCCTTGGAAACGGCCCAGAAAGACACCCGAGAAATGCTACCGGAGGGATCAACCGCCAGTCCTGCCGACGTTTACTGGCATCGGGAGCCCACCACGCAAG GTTCCGGCGATTGCCGTATGGAGTGGCAAGCGCACCCGCAATGTTTCAGGCCGTGA